One region of Terricaulis silvestris genomic DNA includes:
- a CDS encoding MFS transporter → MTDAPASSQTSPEVSPAKMRQVVAASAAGTVFEWYDFFVYGALASVMSAHFFAGLPDAQAFVFTLLTFAVGFIVRPLGALVFGKIGDSTGRKGAFLITITIMGLATFAIGLLPTAEDIGVWAPILLVAMRVLQGFALGGEYGGAAIYVAEHAHPKRRGAATGWIQGTASIGLIGALGVVLGSRALLGEEAFREWGWRIPFLISIGLLGVSVWIRLQLEESPAFKKLQDEGKVSKRAYAESFTEWPNLRIVLLALFGVMMAQGVVWYTAHFYSQFYLERILKIDSQSVNLIMIAVVLISAPLYIFFARLSDKVGRKPVMLFGMLLMLALYFPGFHYITRAGNPALDAASQTTPVSVFAYPGDCTFQLDLTGGAQQFATSCDIAKGALSNAGISYRTINAPVGTTARVEIGRDVVVESVNAVGQSASEIRATRTAFNDRLREALTQAGYPAAAPGAMQGWSVAEVLRVFSEKGGVIGIMALFIVAACALYGPQAAALVELFPTRIRYTAMSFPYHIGTGWFGGLLPAIVFAINTATGSIYQGLWFPVIVTALAVIITFFFWPETKDRDIHA, encoded by the coding sequence ATGACCGACGCACCAGCGTCTTCGCAGACCAGCCCTGAAGTTTCGCCCGCAAAGATGCGCCAGGTGGTAGCCGCGTCGGCCGCCGGCACGGTGTTCGAGTGGTACGATTTCTTCGTCTACGGCGCGCTGGCGTCGGTGATGAGTGCGCACTTTTTTGCAGGGCTCCCCGACGCGCAGGCGTTCGTCTTTACGCTGCTGACGTTCGCGGTTGGCTTCATCGTCCGCCCGCTCGGCGCGCTGGTGTTCGGCAAGATCGGCGACTCCACCGGACGCAAGGGCGCCTTCCTCATCACCATCACCATCATGGGTCTGGCGACATTCGCGATCGGGTTGCTGCCGACAGCGGAAGACATCGGCGTTTGGGCGCCAATCCTGCTCGTCGCCATGCGCGTGTTGCAGGGTTTCGCGCTCGGCGGCGAGTATGGCGGCGCCGCGATCTACGTCGCCGAACACGCGCATCCTAAGCGGCGCGGCGCCGCGACTGGCTGGATCCAGGGCACGGCCTCGATCGGTTTGATCGGCGCGCTCGGTGTTGTCCTCGGCTCGCGCGCGTTGCTTGGCGAAGAGGCTTTCCGCGAATGGGGATGGCGTATCCCCTTCCTGATCTCGATCGGCCTGCTCGGCGTGTCCGTTTGGATTCGTCTGCAGCTTGAGGAAAGTCCGGCGTTCAAGAAATTGCAGGACGAAGGCAAAGTCTCAAAACGCGCCTACGCAGAGAGCTTCACCGAATGGCCCAATCTGCGGATCGTGCTGCTTGCGTTGTTCGGTGTAATGATGGCGCAAGGCGTCGTTTGGTACACGGCGCACTTCTATTCGCAATTCTATCTGGAGCGCATTCTCAAGATCGACAGCCAGAGCGTGAACTTGATCATGATCGCTGTCGTGCTGATCTCGGCGCCGCTCTACATTTTCTTCGCGCGCCTCTCGGATAAAGTCGGCCGCAAGCCAGTCATGCTGTTTGGCATGCTGCTGATGCTGGCGCTGTACTTTCCGGGCTTTCACTACATCACCCGCGCCGGCAATCCGGCGCTGGACGCTGCGTCGCAAACCACACCCGTTTCCGTGTTCGCCTATCCCGGTGACTGCACCTTCCAGCTCGATCTCACCGGCGGCGCGCAGCAATTCGCCACGTCCTGCGACATCGCCAAAGGCGCGCTATCCAACGCAGGCATTTCGTACCGGACGATCAACGCCCCGGTTGGCACCACCGCGCGCGTCGAGATCGGCCGCGATGTCGTCGTCGAAAGCGTGAACGCCGTGGGCCAAAGCGCGAGCGAAATCCGCGCCACGCGCACGGCCTTCAACGACCGCTTGCGCGAGGCGCTGACGCAAGCCGGTTATCCGGCCGCGGCGCCGGGCGCGATGCAGGGCTGGAGCGTGGCTGAGGTTCTGCGGGTGTTTTCTGAAAAGGGCGGCGTCATCGGCATCATGGCGCTTTTCATCGTCGCCGCCTGCGCGCTCTACGGGCCGCAAGCGGCGGCGCTCGTCGAGCTTTTCCCGACGCGCATCCGCTACACCGCGATGAGCTTCCCCTATCACATCGGCACGGGTTGGTTTGGCGGATTGCTGCCGGCGATCGTGTTCGCGATCAACACCGCTACAGGCTCAATCTATCAGGGGCTCTGGTTTCCGGTGATCGTCACCGCGCTCGCCGTGATCATCACATTCTTCTTCTGGCCGGAGACCAAGGATCGCGACATTCACGCTTGA
- a CDS encoding TerC family protein, translating into MDILATPAFWVSLSALTFLEIVLGIDNLLFVSIAIGKLKGKQQDQARRVGVWGAMILRIIMLSGIFWIIQLDEHPLFALPEGWAALILGMSADAHAIEEFTYFTIKDLILLAGGLFLLVKGTQEIHASVQGTHHEEAEAKNDFNAVLLQLGVINIVFSLDSVITAVGMTDILAVMIAAVVISTLVMAIAAKPLAEYIEENPTMKMLALAFILLVGVALVADGLGFHIPRGYLYFAIAFSLGVELLNIRARRRDEAAAEKAAH; encoded by the coding sequence ATGGACATTCTCGCCACCCCCGCATTTTGGGTCAGCCTGTCGGCGCTGACCTTCCTCGAGATCGTGCTGGGGATCGACAATTTGCTGTTCGTGTCGATCGCGATCGGCAAGCTCAAGGGCAAGCAGCAGGATCAAGCGCGGCGCGTCGGCGTGTGGGGCGCGATGATCCTGCGCATCATCATGCTCAGCGGCATCTTCTGGATCATCCAGCTCGACGAGCACCCGTTGTTCGCGCTGCCGGAAGGGTGGGCGGCCTTGATCCTGGGCATGAGCGCCGACGCGCATGCGATCGAGGAGTTCACCTATTTCACCATCAAGGATCTGATCCTGCTCGCGGGCGGCTTGTTCCTGCTGGTGAAGGGCACGCAGGAAATCCACGCCTCAGTGCAGGGCACACATCACGAAGAGGCGGAAGCGAAGAATGATTTCAACGCTGTGCTGTTGCAGCTCGGCGTCATCAACATCGTGTTCTCGCTCGACAGCGTGATCACCGCCGTCGGCATGACCGACATTCTGGCCGTGATGATCGCGGCTGTCGTGATTTCGACGCTGGTGATGGCGATCGCCGCCAAGCCGCTGGCGGAATACATTGAAGAGAACCCGACCATGAAGATGCTGGCGCTGGCCTTCATCCTGCTGGTCGGCGTGGCGCTGGTCGCGGACGGGCTGGGCTTCCACATTCCCCGTGGTTACCTCTACTTCGCCATTGCGTTCTCGCTTGGTGTGGAGTTGCTCAACATCCGTGCAAGGCGCAGGGATGAAGCGGCGGCGGAGAAGGCGGCGCACTAA